A window of the Cystobacter fuscus genome harbors these coding sequences:
- a CDS encoding MFS transporter, translating into METHSSLETQPSLAQRPLSAQDVRTLGLAALGGALEFYDFIIFVFFTAVIGELFFPADTPEWLRQLQAFGLFAAGYLVRPLGGIVMAHFGDRGGRKRMFALSVFMMAVPTLLIGSLPTYATAGYAAPLLLLLMRMLQGAAVGGEVPGAWVFVSEHVPERRVGLACGILTAGLTFGILLGSLMATAINLVYTPAQVKDFAWRIPFLVGGVFGFFAVYLRRWLAETPVFEQMRQRRALVEGLPLKEVLRGHGTGVVVSMLITWVLTAAIVVVILMTPTLMQKLHGIAPAVALRANSLATLSLTLGAVLFGLAVDRFGAGWALAAGSVLLSVTTYLLYIGVGARPEHLVPLYLLAGLGAGVVGAVPSVMVRAFPARVRFSGLSFSYNMAYALFGGVTPLVVTLMIQASPLAPAHYVAALGVVGLAVALYLLTAGRARFASMRAS; encoded by the coding sequence ATGGAGACCCACTCGAGCCTCGAGACCCAGCCCTCGCTCGCGCAGCGCCCACTCTCCGCCCAGGACGTGAGGACGCTCGGCCTGGCGGCGTTGGGGGGCGCGCTGGAGTTCTACGACTTCATCATCTTCGTGTTCTTCACCGCGGTGATCGGGGAGCTCTTCTTCCCCGCCGACACGCCGGAGTGGCTGCGCCAGTTGCAGGCGTTCGGCCTGTTCGCGGCGGGCTACCTGGTGCGGCCCCTGGGCGGCATCGTGATGGCGCACTTCGGCGATCGCGGCGGGCGCAAGCGCATGTTCGCGCTGAGCGTGTTCATGATGGCGGTGCCCACGCTGCTCATCGGCTCGCTGCCCACCTACGCCACGGCCGGGTACGCGGCGCCGCTGTTGCTGTTGCTCATGCGCATGCTGCAGGGCGCGGCGGTGGGTGGGGAGGTGCCCGGCGCGTGGGTGTTCGTCTCCGAGCACGTGCCGGAGCGGCGCGTGGGGCTCGCCTGCGGCATCCTCACCGCGGGCCTCACGTTCGGCATCCTGCTCGGCTCGCTGATGGCGACGGCCATCAACCTCGTCTACACCCCCGCGCAGGTGAAGGACTTCGCCTGGCGCATCCCCTTCCTGGTGGGAGGCGTGTTCGGCTTCTTCGCCGTCTACCTGCGCCGCTGGTTGGCCGAGACGCCCGTGTTCGAGCAGATGCGCCAGCGCCGCGCGCTCGTGGAGGGGCTGCCGCTCAAGGAGGTGCTGCGCGGCCACGGCACCGGCGTGGTGGTGTCCATGTTGATCACCTGGGTGCTCACCGCCGCCATCGTGGTGGTCATCCTGATGACGCCGACGTTGATGCAGAAGCTGCACGGCATCGCGCCAGCGGTCGCGCTGCGCGCCAACAGCCTGGCCACGCTGAGCCTCACCCTGGGGGCGGTGCTCTTCGGCCTGGCGGTGGATCGCTTCGGCGCGGGGTGGGCGCTGGCCGCGGGCAGCGTGCTGCTGTCCGTGACGACGTACCTGCTCTATATCGGCGTGGGCGCGCGGCCCGAGCACCTCGTCCCGCTGTACCTGCTCGCGGGGTTGGGCGCGGGCGTGGTGGGGGCGGTGCCCTCGGTGATGGTGCGCGCCTTCCCCGCGCGGGTGCGCTTCTCCGGCCTGTCGTTCTCGTACAACATGGCCTACGCGCTCTTCGGCGGGGTGACGCCGTTGGTGGTGACGCTGATGATCCAGGCCTCGCCCCTGGCGCCCGCGCACTACGTGGCGGCGCTCGGGGTCGTGGGGCTCGCCGTGGCGCTCTACCTGCTGACCGCCGGCCGCGCCCGCTTCGCCTCCATGCGCGCCTCCTGA
- a CDS encoding Tex family protein, translating to MHVYAIELSKELGLKAEQVDRTLALSAEGATVPFIARYRKEATGGLDEVQIQTILDRAAEREELDARRETILRTIEGQGKLTPELTQALQRAKTRTELEDLYLPYKPKRRTRAAIARERGLEPLADLLWKQEGARSEDVAARVRPFIHADKEVPDQEAALAGARDICAERVAEDAGLRRTARELCVNKGRLRSAVVAAKKGEATKFDNYADHEEDLSKAPSHRILALLRGEAEEVLRIQLALPDDEVKGTLSSRVVTKPQSAFAPHLRAAVEDSWERLMGPSLESELRNELKERADREAITVFGQNLRHLLLSPPAGGRAVLALDPGLRTGIKATMLDATGKLVDTATLYTERGANERATAARQCGAIIQKHKPELIAVGNGTGSREAEGFVREVLKVLGVNVPVVSVSEQGASIYSASEVAREEFPDLDVSLRGAVSIGRRLQDPLAELVKIDPKSIGVGQYQHDVDQGQLKKKLGEVVDSCVNAVGVDVNTASPQLLEHVSGIGPTLAKKIVSHRAAKGRFTTRREILKVSGLGPKTFEQAAGFLRVHGPEPLDASAVHPERYAVVERMAKDLGVDVKQLVGNATLVRKIDPKRYLGSDLGEMTLKDILAELEKPSRDPRGDFTAPSYREDLQKLEDVKEGMVLQGVVTNVTAFGAFVDVGVHQDGLVHVSQLSNRFIKDPSEAVKVGDRLTVKVVSVDLARKRLGLSVRALTEGTPAAPSSRPAAPSSRPAGPSHAPMSKQGGGKAPAAPKPSAEPFNNPFSKLKR from the coding sequence ATGCACGTCTACGCCATCGAGCTGTCGAAGGAATTGGGCCTCAAGGCCGAGCAGGTGGACCGTACCCTGGCGCTGAGCGCCGAGGGGGCCACGGTTCCGTTCATCGCCCGCTATCGCAAGGAGGCCACGGGGGGCCTGGACGAGGTGCAGATCCAGACCATCCTCGACCGCGCCGCCGAGCGCGAGGAGCTGGATGCACGCCGGGAGACGATCCTGCGCACCATCGAGGGGCAGGGAAAGCTCACCCCCGAGCTGACCCAGGCGCTGCAGCGGGCGAAGACGCGCACGGAGCTGGAGGACCTCTACCTCCCCTACAAGCCCAAGCGCCGCACCCGCGCGGCCATCGCCCGGGAGCGGGGCCTGGAGCCGCTGGCGGATCTGCTCTGGAAGCAGGAGGGAGCGCGGAGTGAGGACGTGGCCGCCCGGGTGCGCCCGTTCATCCACGCCGACAAGGAGGTGCCGGACCAGGAGGCGGCGCTGGCGGGCGCGCGCGACATCTGCGCCGAGCGCGTGGCCGAGGACGCGGGCCTGCGCCGCACCGCGCGCGAGCTGTGCGTGAACAAGGGCCGCCTGCGCTCGGCCGTCGTGGCCGCCAAGAAGGGCGAGGCCACCAAGTTCGACAACTACGCCGACCACGAGGAGGACCTGTCCAAGGCGCCCTCGCACCGCATCCTCGCGCTGCTGCGCGGCGAGGCCGAGGAGGTGCTGCGCATCCAGCTCGCCCTGCCGGATGACGAGGTGAAGGGGACGCTCTCCTCGCGCGTGGTGACGAAGCCCCAGTCCGCGTTCGCCCCGCACCTGCGCGCCGCGGTGGAGGACTCGTGGGAGCGGCTCATGGGGCCCTCGCTGGAGTCCGAGCTGCGCAACGAGCTCAAGGAGCGCGCGGACCGCGAGGCCATCACCGTGTTCGGCCAGAACCTGCGCCACCTGCTCCTGTCCCCACCCGCGGGAGGCCGGGCGGTGCTCGCGTTGGATCCCGGCCTGCGCACGGGCATCAAGGCCACCATGCTCGATGCCACGGGGAAGCTCGTGGACACGGCCACGCTCTACACCGAGCGCGGCGCCAACGAGCGCGCCACGGCGGCCAGGCAGTGCGGCGCCATCATCCAGAAGCACAAGCCGGAGCTCATCGCCGTGGGCAACGGCACCGGCAGCCGCGAGGCGGAGGGCTTCGTGCGCGAGGTGCTCAAGGTGCTCGGGGTGAATGTGCCCGTGGTGTCCGTGAGCGAGCAGGGTGCCTCCATCTACTCGGCGTCCGAGGTGGCCCGGGAGGAGTTCCCCGACCTGGACGTGTCGCTGCGCGGCGCGGTGTCCATCGGCCGGCGCTTGCAGGATCCGCTCGCGGAGCTGGTGAAGATCGATCCGAAGAGCATCGGCGTGGGCCAGTACCAGCACGACGTGGACCAGGGGCAGCTCAAGAAGAAGCTGGGCGAGGTGGTGGACTCGTGCGTCAACGCGGTGGGGGTGGACGTCAACACGGCGTCGCCGCAGCTGCTCGAGCACGTGTCGGGCATTGGCCCCACGCTGGCCAAGAAGATCGTCTCGCACCGCGCCGCCAAGGGCCGCTTCACCACGCGCCGGGAGATCCTCAAGGTGAGTGGGCTGGGCCCCAAGACGTTCGAGCAGGCCGCGGGCTTCCTGCGCGTCCACGGCCCGGAGCCCCTGGACGCGAGCGCCGTGCATCCCGAGCGCTATGCCGTCGTCGAGCGCATGGCGAAGGACCTGGGCGTGGACGTGAAGCAACTGGTGGGCAACGCCACGCTGGTGCGGAAGATCGATCCCAAGCGCTACCTCGGATCGGACCTGGGGGAGATGACGCTCAAGGACATCCTCGCCGAGCTGGAGAAGCCCAGCCGCGACCCGCGCGGTGACTTCACCGCTCCGTCCTACCGCGAGGACTTGCAGAAGCTGGAGGACGTGAAGGAGGGCATGGTGTTGCAGGGCGTGGTCACCAACGTGACGGCCTTTGGCGCCTTCGTGGACGTGGGCGTGCACCAGGATGGGCTCGTGCACGTGTCCCAGTTGTCCAACCGCTTCATCAAGGACCCGTCCGAGGCCGTGAAGGTGGGGGATCGGCTGACGGTGAAGGTGGTGAGCGTGGACCTGGCGCGCAAGCGGCTCGGCCTGTCCGTGCGCGCGCTCACCGAGGGCACTCCAGCGGCCCCGTCCAGCCGTCCCGCGGCTCCATCCAGCCGTCCCGCGGGCCCGTCCCATGCGCCCATGAGCAAGCAGGGGGGCGGCAAGGCTCCCGCGGCGCCGAAGCCCTCGGCCGAGCCCTTCAACAATCCGTTCAGCAAGCTCAAGAGGTGA
- a CDS encoding LETM1 domain-containing protein, translating to MKLGRAARFSSLLDRYYGRLRREVRETGELYHLLARVARRQPLTPEERRRMRAQLIDVAKVLPALAIFAAPGGMFLLIVLGKVLPFSLLPSAFQEDPPAPPQPVPVPTPEADEPARREVG from the coding sequence ATGAAGCTGGGAAGGGCAGCCAGGTTCTCCTCGCTGCTGGATCGCTACTACGGCCGGTTGCGGCGCGAGGTGCGCGAGACGGGTGAGCTGTATCATCTGCTCGCCCGGGTCGCTCGCCGGCAGCCGCTCACGCCCGAGGAACGTCGGCGCATGCGGGCGCAGTTGATCGACGTGGCGAAGGTGCTCCCCGCGCTCGCGATCTTCGCGGCGCCCGGTGGCATGTTCCTGTTGATCGTCCTGGGCAAGGTGCTGCCCTTCAGCCTGTTGCCGAGCGCCTTCCAGGAGGATCCGCCCGCGCCGCCCCAGCCGGTCCCGGTCCCCACCCCGGAAGCGGACGAGCCCGCGCGGCGTGAGGTGGGCTGA
- the mxcK gene encoding myxochelin export MFS transporter MxcK, whose translation MTVSTPPKSEQRMLWLLAAVQFTHLLDFMIVMPLGPEFMRRLGITAAQFGVLVSAYTLASAGMGLLGGLWLDRFDRKRTLLGLYAGFIVSTLLCGLSDSHLGLLGARTVAGACAGLMSAVVQAIIGDVIPAERRGRAIGTVMASYGLCAVAGVPLGLWLASQWGWRSPFWVICALGSGLWLALLFVLPAVNQHLAGRHEARGGATAGPGWSPALALGWVLTFSVVFSGFLLIPYLSPYMVGNLGLQLSDLSWVYLAGGAATLLSSRWIGRLADRFGPARVLGGLLVGTVGPHLLFTHLGAAPLPQVAAVFVLFMVLTSGRAIPTLALVASRVPPALRGRYMAVNMAASDGASGAGAWVGGLLLTVLPDGALAGFGRVGWIAAGVTGCALLTLWLFGRRVSAPSAVPA comes from the coding sequence GTGACCGTTTCCACCCCGCCGAAGTCGGAGCAGCGGATGCTCTGGCTGCTGGCCGCCGTGCAGTTCACCCACCTGCTGGACTTCATGATCGTCATGCCGTTGGGGCCGGAGTTCATGCGGCGCCTGGGCATCACGGCCGCGCAGTTCGGGGTGTTGGTGTCGGCGTACACGCTGGCGTCGGCGGGGATGGGGCTGCTCGGGGGGCTGTGGTTGGACAGGTTCGATAGGAAGCGCACGCTGCTCGGGCTGTATGCGGGGTTCATCGTGTCCACGCTGCTGTGTGGCTTGTCGGACAGCCACCTGGGGTTGCTCGGGGCGCGCACGGTGGCGGGGGCGTGCGCGGGGCTGATGAGCGCGGTGGTGCAGGCCATCATCGGGGATGTCATCCCGGCGGAGCGCCGGGGGCGGGCCATCGGCACGGTGATGGCGTCGTATGGCCTGTGCGCGGTGGCGGGCGTGCCGCTGGGGCTGTGGCTGGCGAGCCAGTGGGGCTGGCGCTCGCCGTTCTGGGTCATCTGCGCGCTCGGGAGCGGGTTGTGGCTCGCGCTGCTGTTCGTCCTGCCCGCGGTCAACCAGCACCTGGCCGGGCGGCATGAGGCGCGGGGCGGAGCCACGGCCGGGCCGGGGTGGTCGCCCGCCCTGGCGCTCGGGTGGGTGTTGACCTTCAGCGTGGTGTTCTCCGGCTTCCTGCTGATTCCCTATCTGAGCCCCTACATGGTGGGCAACCTCGGGCTCCAGTTGTCCGACCTGTCCTGGGTGTACCTGGCGGGTGGGGCCGCCACGTTGTTGAGCTCGCGGTGGATTGGCCGGCTGGCGGACCGGTTCGGCCCGGCCCGGGTCCTGGGCGGGCTGCTGGTGGGCACGGTGGGGCCGCACCTCTTGTTCACGCACCTGGGCGCGGCGCCGCTGCCACAGGTGGCGGCGGTGTTCGTGCTGTTCATGGTGCTCACCTCCGGGCGGGCCATTCCCACCCTGGCGCTGGTCGCCTCCCGGGTGCCCCCCGCGCTGCGTGGCCGCTACATGGCGGTCAACATGGCGGCGAGTGATGGCGCCTCGGGAGCCGGCGCGTGGGTGGGGGGCCTCTTGCTGACGGTGCTGCCGGATGGCGCGCTCGCGGGGTTTGGCCGGGTGGGGTGGATCGCCGCCGGGGTGACGGGCTGCGCGCTCCTCACGCTCTGGTTGTTCGGCCGTCGTGTCTCCGCCCCGAGCGCGGTGCCGGCCTGA
- a CDS encoding aldo/keto reductase family protein yields MHFRRLGGSGLKISEISYGNWLTHGSQVEEDAALACVRAALDEGITTFDTADVYAGTRAESVLGRALEGQRREGLEIFTKVYWPTGKGPNDRGLSRKHILESINGSLKRLKTDYVDLYQAHRYDYETPLEETMQAFADVVRQGKALYIGVSEWKAEEILAGVTLARQLGIQLVSSQPQYSMLWRTIEARVIPTSQELGVGQIVWSPIAQGVLTGKYRPGETPPPGSRATDDKGGADQIKRFMRDEVLARVQQLKPVADEVGLSMAQLAVAWVLQNPNVSSAIIGASRPEQVTENVKAAGVKLSAEVMQRIDEIIGPVAERDPARTGSPPKRP; encoded by the coding sequence ATGCACTTCCGACGTCTTGGCGGCAGCGGTCTGAAGATCAGTGAGATTTCCTATGGCAACTGGCTGACCCACGGTTCCCAGGTCGAGGAGGACGCGGCGCTCGCGTGCGTCCGCGCCGCGCTCGACGAGGGCATCACCACCTTCGATACCGCCGACGTCTACGCCGGCACGCGCGCGGAATCGGTCCTGGGCCGTGCCCTCGAGGGACAGCGCCGCGAGGGCCTGGAGATCTTCACCAAGGTCTACTGGCCGACGGGCAAGGGGCCCAACGACCGGGGCTTGTCGCGCAAGCACATCCTGGAATCCATCAACGGTTCGCTCAAGCGGCTGAAGACGGACTACGTGGACCTGTACCAGGCGCATCGCTACGACTACGAGACGCCGCTGGAGGAGACGATGCAGGCGTTCGCCGACGTCGTCCGTCAGGGCAAGGCGCTCTACATCGGGGTGTCCGAGTGGAAGGCGGAGGAGATCCTCGCGGGCGTGACGCTGGCCCGGCAGCTCGGCATCCAGCTCGTGTCCAGCCAGCCGCAGTACTCGATGCTGTGGCGGACCATCGAGGCCCGGGTGATCCCCACGTCCCAGGAGCTGGGCGTGGGTCAGATCGTCTGGTCTCCGATTGCGCAAGGGGTGCTCACGGGGAAGTACCGCCCGGGAGAGACGCCGCCGCCGGGCAGCCGAGCCACGGATGACAAGGGAGGCGCGGATCAGATCAAGCGCTTCATGCGCGATGAGGTCCTCGCGCGCGTGCAGCAGCTCAAGCCGGTGGCGGATGAGGTGGGGCTGTCGATGGCGCAGCTCGCCGTGGCGTGGGTGCTGCAGAACCCGAACGTCTCCTCGGCCATCATCGGCGCCTCGCGGCCCGAGCAGGTCACGGAGAACGTGAAGGCCGCGGGGGTGAAGTTGAGCGCGGAGGTGATGCAGCGGATCGACGAGATCATCGGCCCCGTCGCCGAACGGGATCCCGCGCGCACCGGGAGTCCCCCGAAGCGGCCGTGA
- a CDS encoding HSP90 family protein gives MAHRFQVNLRGVIDLLSHHLYSTPGVFVRELLQNATDANRARQHLEPSHPGSVHVELIEKQDGGPPTLLFRDEGVGLTEEELHRFLATIGESSKREVLEAHRADFIGQFGIGLLSCFMVCDELLVVTRSVRGDGGTWEWRGRHDGTYSVGPSAHPMERCGTQVFLLPRPDAAEYFTPERVRQLILHYGGLLPYPIHLTADGHTEHLNRTPPPWRRTYPSAAARRQALLAHGREVFGVDFVDCISLRAEAGGVEGVAYVLPFSPHFNARQKHRVYLKGMLLSESAENLLPDWAFFVKCVVDAQGLRPTASRESFYEDATLSRTREALGQQLRQYLVDLANEQPRALQRLIALHGLSVKSLALDDDDFYRLVIHWLPFETTLGTMTLEHYRQESSTVRYVNTLETFRQVARVAAAQGLCIINAAYTHDAALLEKLPRVHPDAQVELFSAARLPQGFEELTHEENEAVARLRRVAEEALEPFRCEVSLKKFLPPEVPTLYGDASDGAFQRDLERAREETDALYASVLEGALGKRSDEERPQLCFNLRNPVVRQLARVRDTAQLRLSVEMLYVQALLLGHRPLNAREMALLNRGLLGLIAARLDDDEGTGGMH, from the coding sequence GTGGCACATCGCTTCCAGGTCAACCTCCGGGGGGTTATCGACCTCCTCTCCCACCATCTCTACAGCACGCCCGGGGTGTTCGTGCGCGAGCTGCTGCAGAACGCCACCGACGCCAACCGCGCCCGCCAGCACCTGGAGCCCTCCCACCCTGGCTCGGTGCACGTGGAGCTCATCGAGAAGCAGGACGGCGGGCCCCCCACCCTGCTCTTCCGCGACGAGGGCGTGGGGCTGACGGAGGAAGAGCTGCACCGCTTCCTGGCCACCATCGGCGAGAGCTCCAAGCGCGAGGTCCTCGAGGCCCACCGGGCGGACTTCATCGGACAGTTCGGTATCGGACTGCTCTCGTGCTTCATGGTGTGTGACGAGCTGTTGGTGGTGACGCGCTCGGTCCGGGGAGACGGTGGCACCTGGGAGTGGCGGGGTCGGCATGACGGGACCTACTCCGTGGGTCCCTCCGCGCACCCGATGGAGCGCTGCGGCACCCAGGTCTTCCTCCTGCCCCGCCCGGACGCCGCCGAGTACTTCACCCCCGAGCGCGTGCGCCAGCTCATCCTGCACTACGGCGGCCTGCTGCCCTACCCCATCCACCTCACCGCCGACGGCCACACCGAGCACCTCAACCGCACCCCACCCCCCTGGCGCCGCACGTACCCGAGCGCGGCGGCCCGACGCCAGGCGCTGCTGGCCCATGGGCGCGAGGTGTTCGGCGTGGACTTCGTGGACTGCATCTCGCTGCGCGCGGAGGCCGGAGGCGTGGAGGGCGTGGCCTACGTGCTGCCCTTCTCGCCCCACTTCAACGCCCGCCAGAAGCACCGCGTGTACCTCAAGGGCATGCTGCTGTCGGAGAGCGCGGAGAACCTGCTGCCGGACTGGGCCTTCTTCGTCAAATGCGTGGTGGACGCCCAGGGCCTGCGCCCCACCGCCAGCCGCGAGTCCTTCTACGAGGACGCCACGCTCTCGCGCACCCGCGAGGCGCTCGGCCAGCAGTTGCGCCAGTACCTGGTGGACCTGGCCAACGAGCAGCCCCGCGCCCTCCAGCGGCTCATCGCCCTGCATGGCCTGTCGGTGAAGTCGCTCGCGCTGGACGACGACGACTTCTACCGGCTCGTCATCCACTGGCTGCCCTTCGAGACGACGCTCGGCACGATGACGCTGGAGCACTACCGCCAGGAGTCCTCCACGGTGCGCTACGTCAACACCCTGGAGACCTTCCGGCAGGTGGCGCGCGTGGCGGCCGCCCAGGGCCTGTGCATCATCAACGCCGCCTACACGCACGACGCGGCACTGCTGGAGAAGCTGCCCCGGGTGCACCCGGACGCCCAGGTGGAGCTGTTCTCCGCGGCGCGGCTTCCCCAGGGCTTCGAGGAGCTGACGCACGAGGAGAACGAGGCGGTGGCCCGGCTGCGGCGGGTGGCGGAGGAGGCCCTGGAGCCCTTCCGGTGCGAGGTGAGCCTCAAGAAATTCCTCCCGCCCGAGGTGCCCACGCTCTACGGCGACGCGAGCGACGGCGCCTTCCAGCGCGACCTGGAGCGGGCACGCGAGGAGACGGACGCGCTGTACGCCTCGGTGCTCGAGGGGGCACTGGGCAAGCGCTCCGACGAGGAGAGGCCCCAGTTGTGCTTCAACCTGCGCAACCCCGTGGTACGTCAGCTCGCGCGCGTGCGCGACACCGCCCAGCTCCGACTGTCCGTGGAGATGCTGTATGTCCAGGCGCTCCTGCTCGGGCACCGGCCGCTCAACGCGCGGGAGATGGCGCTGCTCAACCGGGGCCTGCTCGGCCTCATCGCGGCGCGCCTGGATGACGACGAAGGCACGGGAGGCATGCATTGA